From Papaver somniferum cultivar HN1 unplaced genomic scaffold, ASM357369v1 unplaced-scaffold_2190, whole genome shotgun sequence, one genomic window encodes:
- the LOC113340460 gene encoding glycerophosphodiester phosphodiesterase GDPD6-like isoform X3 yields the protein MRAIEEGADFIETDILSSKDGHLICFHDVTLDATTDIADHKEFADRKRTYEVEYANMTGFFTVDFTLKELKSLRVKQRYEFRDQQYNGKFSIITFEEFISIALDAPRVVGIYPEIKDPVFINKHVKWADGKKFEDKFLNTLKKYGYSGSYLSKEWMKQPAFIQSFAPTSLTYITNMTDLPKIFLIDDVTIRTQDTNQSYEEITSDSYLDFIKKYVVGIGPWKDTIVPVDHNYLLTPTDLVAKAHSHDLQVCKPSASLFVFAASISVITLLASH from the exons AGAGCTATTGAAGAAGGTGCAGATTTCATAGAAACTGATATTCTTTCGTCTAAAGATGGTCATCTCATTTGCTTTCATGACGTCACGCTTGATGCCACGACTGATATTGCTGATCATAAAGAGTTTGCCGACCGTAAACGAACTTATGAAGTTGAATATGCGAACATGACTGGGTTTTTCACTG TTGATTTCACACTGAAGGAATTGAAGTCACTACGGGTGAAGCAAAGGTACGAGTTCCGGGATCAGCAATATAACG GGAAATTTTCAATTATTACTTTCGAAGAGTTCATTTCAATTGCGCTGGATGCTCCCAGAGTTGTTGGAATCTATCCCGAGATTAAAGATCCAGTTTTCATCAACAAGCAT GTTAAATGGGCAGACGGCAAAAAGTTTGAGGACAAGTTTCTGAACACGCTTAAGAAGTACGGGTACTCAGGCTCGTATTTGTCAAAAGAGTGGATGAAGCAGCCTGCTTTTATCCAGTCATTTGCTCCAACTTCTCTCACATACATTACGAACATGACGGATTTGCCGAAAATCTTCTTAATTGATGATGTGACTATCCGTACCCAGGATACAAACCAG TCTTATGAGGAGATTACTTCGGATAGTTACTTGGATTTCATAAAAAAGTATGTGGTAGGGATTGGACCCTGGAAAGATACAATTGTACCAGTTGACCACAATTATCTACTAACACCAACAGATCTTGTCGCCAAAGCACATTCCCATGACCTGCAGGTTTGTAAACCTTCTGCGTCACTATTTGTTTTTGCAGCATCCATATCAGTTATAACGCTCCTAGCGTCTCACTGA